From Catharus ustulatus isolate bCatUst1 chromosome 6, bCatUst1.pri.v2, whole genome shotgun sequence, a single genomic window includes:
- the LOC116997728 gene encoding mas-related G-protein coupled receptor member H-like: MEVTTVSPSPASPTEGHDLCETDVTNVAIHSVTLLICLCGLAGNGAVLWFLRLNNHNSGIFYLGVSDFLVLLFTVPSALLFLVEDLSCSPVLPFMYMSFLFQLSELSYYWGLYQLTRSRGAANMVDLCELCFGCNVPLRLWWVVNGVQYWAFFAVFTVIPTLNSLCQSHEQGQCRSALISVYTILLLLFAAPVAISSTINIIKAKCGSKNQQPQRRHIVVFITVLFILLLGICNFLQQLDYILVSTEVVFLLNCIHNSIKPFIYFLAGRCWSPCSMESLRLSLQRVFVEKKENPAVSNGANTDSVL; the protein is encoded by the coding sequence ATGGAGGTGACCACCGTGTCCCCATCTCCTGCCTCACCCACTGAAGGGCACGATCTCTGTGAGACAGATGTCACCAACGTGGCCATACACAGTGTGACACTGCTCATCTGCCTctgtgggctggctgggaaCGGGGCTGTCCTTTGGTTCCTCAGGCTAAACAACCATAACTCTGGCATCTTTTACCTGGGTGTCTCCGACTTCCTCGTCCTTCTCTTCACAGTCCCCTCTGCCCTCCTCTTCCTGGTGGAGGAcctgtcctgctctcctgtCTTGCCCTTTATGTACATGAgcttccttttccagctgtcagAGCTCTCCTACTACTGGGGGCTGTACCAGCTGACACGCAGCAGAGGTGCGGCGAATATGGTCGACCTCTGCGAACTCTGCTTCGGCTGCAACGTTCCTCTGCGCCTGTGGTGGGTGGTGAATGGTGTCCAGTACTGGGCCTTCTTTGCTGTCTTCACTGTCATTCCCACGCTGAATTCCCTCTGCCAATCCCACGAGCAGGGGCAGTGCAGGTCAGCTCTCATCTCCGTGTACACCATCTTGCTGCTCCTCTTTGCTGCACCCGTGGCCATTTCCAGCACAATCAACATCATCAAGGCCAAGTGTGGCTCCAAGAACCAGCAACCCCAGAGGCGACACATAGTTGTCTTCATCACTGTGCTCTTCATTCTCCTACTTGGCATCTGcaatttcctgcagcagctcgaTTACATTCTTGTGTCCACCGAGGTCGTTTTCCTGCTCAACTGCATCCACAACAGCATCAAACCCTTCATCTACTTCttggcagggaggtgctggagtccCTGCTCGATGGAGTCCCTCCGGCTCTCCCTCCAGAGGGTCTTtgtggagaagaaagaaaaccctgCCGTCAGCAATGGTGCAAACACAGACTCAGTGCTCTGA